One part of the Paracoccus sp. MBLB3053 genome encodes these proteins:
- the pyrF gene encoding orotidine-5'-phosphate decarboxylase: MDDRLIVALDVPNALAGLELAEKIGDAAIFYKIGLGMLTGGGLALANELKQEHGKRIFLDMKFFDIGATVEAAVRGIAQYDLDFLTVHGDPHVVRAAKQGAAGSNLKILAVTILTSLDRADLDAGLIRPGDVTEIVTTRAARAFEAGADGVIASPREAALIRALPESAGRLIVTPGVRPAGSDAGDQKRIETPATAIANGADHIVVGRPIWKATDPRAAAQAIVAELP, from the coding sequence ATGGATGATCGTCTGATCGTGGCACTGGACGTGCCGAACGCGCTGGCCGGGCTGGAACTGGCCGAAAAGATCGGGGATGCCGCCATCTTCTACAAGATCGGGCTTGGCATGCTGACCGGGGGCGGCCTCGCGCTGGCCAACGAACTCAAGCAGGAACATGGCAAGCGCATCTTCCTCGACATGAAGTTCTTCGACATCGGCGCGACGGTCGAGGCTGCGGTGAGGGGCATCGCGCAATACGATCTGGACTTCCTGACCGTGCATGGCGACCCCCATGTTGTGCGCGCCGCGAAACAGGGCGCGGCCGGATCGAATCTCAAGATCCTCGCCGTCACCATCCTGACCTCGCTCGACCGCGCCGACCTCGATGCCGGGTTGATCCGGCCCGGCGATGTGACCGAGATCGTGACCACCCGAGCCGCCCGCGCCTTTGAGGCCGGCGCCGATGGCGTCATCGCAAGCCCGCGCGAAGCCGCGCTGATCCGTGCCCTGCCGGAATCCGCGGGCCGCCTGATCGTCACGCCGGGCGTGCGGCCTGCCGGTTCGGACGCGGGTGATCAGAAGCGGATCGAGACGCCTGCCACCGCCATTGCCAATGGTGCCGATCACATCGTCGTCGGGCGCCCGATCTGGAAAGCCACCGATCCCCGTGCTGCTGCGCAAGCGATCGTGGCGGAACTGCCCTGA
- a CDS encoding DMT family transporter, translated as MSNAILPAILIVLGGICLAIQAPVNAALARQLQSPILAAAISFGIGFVMLGALSFSLGHGRGLVRALGAEWWMWLGGLLGAFYVWAVVFSLPRLGTLTALCALALGQILSALVLDRIGAFGLPIREISLPRVIAALMVGGGLILSRF; from the coding sequence ATGAGCAATGCCATCCTTCCGGCCATCCTGATCGTACTGGGTGGCATCTGTCTTGCGATTCAGGCACCGGTGAACGCCGCCTTGGCACGCCAGTTGCAAAGCCCGATCCTTGCAGCGGCGATTTCCTTCGGCATCGGCTTCGTGATGCTCGGCGCGCTTTCGTTCAGTCTTGGGCATGGGCGCGGGCTGGTACGTGCCTTGGGGGCCGAATGGTGGATGTGGCTCGGCGGGCTTCTGGGCGCATTCTATGTCTGGGCTGTAGTCTTTTCACTGCCCCGGCTTGGCACATTGACCGCGCTTTGCGCCCTTGCCCTTGGGCAGATTCTGTCGGCCCTCGTGCTGGACCGGATCGGAGCGTTCGGACTGCCGATCCGCGAGATCTCGCTGCCCCGTGTCATCGCCGCACTCATGGTCGGCGGCGGCCTGATCCTGTCTCGATTCTAG
- a CDS encoding phenylacetate--CoA ligase family protein, with protein sequence MTFYDEFEQRSADERAAWQARELTAAIKLARTTPAMASILQEFGQDGMTLDLLAALPVIRKSELSTAQRKFPPFGGFTTRPPHEFENVFQSPGPIYEPGRRGNDWWRLGRFLFAAGVGSGDIVQNCFGYHLTPAGMMFESAARAVRAAVLPAGTGQTELQVRAAADIGSTVFAGTPDYLKVILDKADEMGERLALSRATVSGGALFPSLRQSYADRGIATTQCYATADLGLIAYESQAMEGMIVDERVIVEIVRPGTGDPVPEGEVGEVVVTTFNPDYPLIRFATGDLSAVLPGISPCGRTNMRIKGWMGRADQTTKIKGMFVRPEQVAALVARHPEISRARIVADRSGEMDLMTVQLETDSEDAARYEGTVLDTLKLRGRIELVAPGSLPNDGMVIEDRRIYE encoded by the coding sequence ATGACATTTTACGATGAGTTCGAGCAGCGCAGCGCGGATGAACGCGCAGCCTGGCAGGCGCGCGAATTGACGGCGGCGATCAAGCTTGCGCGAACCACGCCCGCCATGGCCTCGATCCTTCAGGAATTCGGGCAAGACGGCATGACGCTGGATCTTCTGGCCGCGCTGCCCGTGATCCGAAAATCCGAACTTTCGACGGCTCAGCGAAAGTTTCCGCCCTTCGGCGGGTTCACGACGCGGCCCCCGCATGAATTCGAGAACGTGTTCCAGAGCCCGGGCCCGATCTATGAACCTGGGCGCCGAGGCAATGACTGGTGGCGGCTCGGGCGCTTCCTGTTCGCGGCCGGGGTGGGGTCGGGGGACATCGTCCAGAATTGTTTCGGCTATCACCTGACACCTGCGGGGATGATGTTCGAAAGCGCGGCACGCGCCGTGCGCGCGGCGGTGCTTCCGGCGGGAACAGGGCAGACCGAATTGCAGGTCCGCGCTGCGGCCGATATCGGCTCGACCGTCTTTGCCGGGACACCCGATTACCTGAAGGTGATCCTGGACAAGGCCGATGAAATGGGCGAGCGGCTCGCGCTGTCGCGTGCCACGGTATCGGGTGGCGCGCTGTTTCCAAGCTTGCGGCAATCCTATGCGGATCGCGGAATTGCCACGACGCAATGCTATGCCACCGCTGATCTGGGGCTGATCGCATACGAATCCCAGGCGATGGAAGGCATGATCGTGGACGAGCGCGTCATCGTCGAGATCGTGCGACCGGGCACCGGAGATCCCGTGCCCGAGGGAGAGGTGGGCGAAGTTGTCGTGACGACGTTCAACCCCGACTATCCGCTGATCCGATTCGCGACCGGGGATTTGTCGGCGGTCCTGCCCGGTATCAGCCCCTGCGGCCGCACCAACATGCGTATCAAGGGTTGGATGGGGCGCGCGGACCAGACCACGAAAATCAAGGGAATGTTCGTCCGGCCCGAGCAGGTCGCGGCATTGGTGGCCCGTCATCCCGAGATTTCGCGCGCAAGAATCGTCGCCGATCGTTCGGGCGAAATGGATTTGATGACAGTGCAACTGGAAACCGACAGCGAAGATGCGGCAAGATATGAAGGAACGGTGCTGGACACCCTGAAACTTCGCGGCCGGATCGAGCTGGTTGCGCCCGGTTCTCTTCCGAATGACGGTATGGTCATCGAGGACCGGCGCATCTACGAATGA
- a CDS encoding NfeD family protein, with amino-acid sequence MNGWLWVIAALLLGGLEMALPGWFFLGIALATGLMGLAILAGLWTAALPWALVVTAVLSGGIWLLLRRIFGSSRGDVRIWTRDINDDE; translated from the coding sequence ATGAACGGCTGGCTCTGGGTTATCGCGGCCTTGCTTCTGGGCGGGCTTGAAATGGCACTGCCGGGCTGGTTCTTTCTGGGCATTGCCTTGGCGACCGGGCTGATGGGATTGGCGATCCTGGCAGGATTGTGGACTGCGGCCTTGCCCTGGGCGCTGGTCGTGACCGCGGTGCTCAGCGGGGGGATCTGGCTCTTGCTGCGCCGGATCTTCGGATCGAGCCGCGGCGATGTGCGGATCTGGACCCGCGACATCAACGACGACGAATGA
- the clpB gene encoding ATP-dependent chaperone ClpB, which produces MDMEKFTERSRGFLQAAQTIAIREENQRVMPEHLLKALMDDDQGFATNLIARAGGDAQAVRQAADQAVAKQAKVSGGQGQVYVDPSLVRVLDEAEKLAKKAGDSFVPAERVLTALAVVNTNARDALSAGKVSAQALNGAINDIRKGRTADTASAEDSYEALSKYARNLTEAAAEGKIDPIIGRDEEIRRAMQVLSRRTKNNPVLIGEPGVGKTAIAEGLALRIVDGDVPESLRNKQLWALDMGALIAGAKYRGEFEERLKAVLKEIENAAGEIVLFIDELHVLVGAGKTDGAMDAANLIKPALARGELHCVGATTLDEYRKYIEKDAALARRFQPVLVTEPTVEDTISILRGIKEKYELHHGVRISDAALVAAATLSHRYITDRFLPDKAIDLMDEAASRLRMEVDSKPEELDALDRQILQMQIEAEALKKEDDAASKDRLETLEKQLSELQERSSTMTARWQAERDKLEGSRHLKEQLDKARAELDQAKREGNLARAGELSYGIIPGLEKKLSDAEGGEEDGPMVEEAVRPEQIAEVVERWTGIPTSKMLEGEREKLLKMEEVLGKRVIGQSEAVTAVSNAVRRARAGLNDPKRPLGSFLFLGPTGVGKTELTKAIAEYMFDDDQAMVRIDMSEFMEKHSVARLIGAPPGYVGYDEGGVLTEAVRRRPYQVILFDEVEKAHPDVFNVLLQVLDDGQLTDGQGRTVDFKQTLIILTSNLGAQALSTLPEGADSSQARTQVMDAVRAHFRPEFLNRLDEIIIFHRLTRENMDGIVKIQLGQLEHRLGQRKIALDLDEAAMKWLADEGYDPVFGARPLKRVIQRSLQNPLAEMILSGEVMDGETVHVSAGQDGLIVGNRLSGIHLGDAGDRGPRVPLQ; this is translated from the coding sequence ATGGATATGGAAAAATTTACCGAGCGGTCGCGAGGCTTCCTTCAGGCGGCTCAGACGATTGCCATTCGCGAAGAAAATCAGCGCGTGATGCCCGAGCACCTTCTCAAGGCGCTGATGGACGATGACCAGGGCTTCGCGACGAATCTTATCGCGCGCGCGGGTGGCGATGCCCAGGCCGTGCGTCAGGCCGCCGATCAGGCCGTTGCGAAGCAAGCCAAGGTCAGCGGCGGGCAGGGGCAGGTCTATGTCGATCCGAGCCTGGTTCGTGTGCTGGACGAGGCCGAGAAACTGGCAAAGAAGGCCGGGGACAGCTTTGTTCCGGCCGAGCGCGTGCTGACGGCGCTGGCCGTCGTCAATACCAATGCGCGAGACGCCCTGAGCGCGGGAAAGGTCTCGGCCCAGGCCCTGAACGGCGCGATCAATGACATTCGCAAGGGGCGCACGGCTGACACCGCCAGCGCCGAGGACAGTTATGAGGCGCTGTCGAAATATGCCCGGAACCTGACCGAGGCGGCTGCAGAGGGCAAGATCGATCCCATCATTGGCCGCGACGAGGAGATCCGCCGCGCCATGCAGGTGCTTTCGCGCAGGACCAAGAACAATCCTGTCCTGATCGGCGAGCCCGGCGTCGGCAAGACCGCCATCGCCGAGGGACTGGCATTGCGTATCGTCGATGGCGACGTGCCGGAGAGCTTGCGCAACAAGCAGCTCTGGGCACTGGACATGGGCGCGCTGATCGCCGGCGCGAAATATCGCGGCGAGTTCGAGGAGCGCCTGAAGGCCGTCCTGAAGGAAATCGAGAACGCGGCCGGCGAGATCGTCCTGTTCATCGACGAGCTGCATGTGCTTGTCGGTGCGGGCAAGACCGATGGCGCGATGGACGCCGCAAACCTCATCAAACCCGCGCTTGCGCGAGGTGAGCTGCATTGCGTGGGCGCAACGACCCTCGACGAATATCGCAAGTATATCGAGAAGGACGCCGCGCTTGCCCGTCGCTTCCAACCCGTTCTGGTGACAGAGCCCACGGTCGAGGACACGATCTCGATCCTGCGCGGCATCAAGGAAAAATACGAACTGCATCACGGCGTCCGCATCAGCGATGCTGCGCTGGTGGCTGCGGCGACGCTGTCGCATCGCTACATCACCGACCGCTTCCTGCCCGACAAGGCCATCGACCTGATGGATGAGGCCGCAAGCCGTCTGCGCATGGAGGTCGACAGCAAGCCCGAGGAACTGGATGCGCTGGATCGCCAGATCCTGCAGATGCAGATCGAGGCCGAGGCCCTGAAGAAAGAAGACGACGCGGCCTCGAAGGATCGGCTTGAGACCCTCGAGAAGCAGCTTTCCGAACTGCAGGAACGCTCGTCGACGATGACTGCCCGCTGGCAGGCCGAGCGCGACAAGCTGGAAGGCTCGCGCCATCTCAAGGAGCAGCTCGACAAGGCCCGTGCCGAACTCGACCAGGCCAAGCGCGAAGGCAATCTGGCCCGTGCGGGAGAGCTGAGCTATGGCATCATTCCGGGGCTCGAGAAGAAGCTGTCGGACGCCGAAGGCGGCGAGGAGGACGGCCCGATGGTCGAAGAGGCGGTCCGCCCCGAGCAGATCGCTGAAGTTGTCGAGCGTTGGACCGGCATTCCCACCAGCAAGATGCTGGAAGGCGAGCGCGAAAAGCTTTTGAAGATGGAAGAGGTGCTGGGCAAGCGCGTCATCGGACAATCCGAGGCGGTGACCGCCGTCTCGAACGCGGTCCGGCGCGCGCGGGCCGGGCTGAACGATCCAAAACGGCCCCTGGGCAGCTTCCTGTTCCTTGGCCCGACCGGTGTCGGCAAGACCGAACTGACCAAGGCCATTGCCGAATACATGTTCGATGACGACCAGGCGATGGTCCGGATCGACATGTCCGAGTTCATGGAGAAACATTCGGTCGCGCGGCTGATCGGTGCGCCTCCGGGCTATGTCGGTTATGACGAGGGCGGTGTGCTGACCGAAGCCGTGCGTCGCCGTCCCTACCAGGTGATCCTGTTCGACGAGGTCGAAAAGGCGCATCCGGATGTGTTCAACGTGCTTTTGCAGGTGCTGGATGACGGGCAGCTGACAGACGGCCAGGGCCGGACGGTGGATTTCAAGCAGACGCTGATCATCCTGACCTCGAACCTCGGGGCGCAGGCCCTGTCGACGTTGCCCGAGGGGGCCGATTCAAGCCAGGCGCGCACCCAGGTCATGGATGCCGTGCGGGCGCATTTCCGGCCCGAGTTCCTGAACCGTCTGGACGAGATCATCATCTTCCACCGCCTGACGCGCGAGAACATGGACGGCATCGTCAAGATCCAGCTCGGGCAGCTTGAACACCGGCTGGGACAGCGCAAGATCGCGTTGGACCTCGACGAGGCCGCGATGAAATGGCTTGCGGACGAAGGTTACGATCCCGTCTTCGGCGCGCGGCCCTTGAAGCGGGTGATCCAGCGCAGCCTGCAGAACCCTCTGGCCGAAATGATCCTGTCTGGCGAGGTGATGGATGGTGAGACCGTTCATGTCAGCGCCGGTCAGGATGGGTTGATCGTCGGCAACCGGCTCAGCGGCATCCATCTGGGCGATGCCGGCGATCGCGGACCGCGCGTGCCCCTGCAGTAA
- a CDS encoding peptidoglycan-binding protein yields MRYPLFLLAALAGAAPALAESRAVVIGNADYLTAPDLAGSDTDTLARIMREAGFVTAQGIDQPTAELRRSLDLLARNDDAPGGRIVSLSGRFLHDAEETWFLGTEASKPGPEDLPAMGVPLSLILQTMSGAKPGAILLLGSDRQEMPHQGDLANGIGDLAQVEGVTVVFGAPEATAQALRELAAGHNLGRALAAGDGLKLLTAGEMNLAPAKRRPRTSLKPADLAESERQAWAVAVATDSPVGYADYLRRFPTGAFSRAALDRMEFHTRKLLPAETAPPGNDIAAESGLGLNRSDRRTIQLLLAKLGHDPGELDGYFGPRTRRSLGEWQSESGLPVTGHLSASQLALMQQQNVTAEGRTPTDQPFWKKLGEKGAESKLWVYLRGGRPATEPAPKPAPILNGEPAVWRWARRQDTWAGYDLYLGRFPDGEHASEARLRRDNMRAANEAARREELALGLTPAMRMQIETRLKLSGWEVGQADGEFGEETREALRLYQASRNLRVTGYLSSQTISSLMADVPDDSDRFEDRK; encoded by the coding sequence ATGCGCTATCCCCTGTTTCTGCTGGCCGCCCTTGCGGGCGCGGCACCGGCCCTGGCCGAGAGTCGCGCGGTGGTCATCGGAAACGCGGATTATCTGACCGCCCCTGATCTTGCCGGATCAGATACCGACACCCTCGCGCGGATCATGCGCGAGGCGGGTTTTGTGACAGCACAGGGCATCGACCAACCTACCGCGGAATTGCGGCGCAGCCTCGATCTGCTTGCCCGCAACGATGATGCCCCCGGCGGACGTATCGTCAGCCTGAGTGGCCGTTTCCTGCATGATGCGGAAGAGACCTGGTTCCTGGGCACCGAGGCAAGCAAGCCCGGTCCAGAAGACCTGCCCGCCATGGGCGTCCCGCTTTCACTGATCCTGCAAACCATGTCCGGGGCAAAACCGGGCGCGATCCTTCTGTTGGGCAGCGACCGACAGGAGATGCCCCATCAGGGTGATCTGGCGAACGGTATCGGCGATCTGGCGCAGGTCGAGGGCGTCACGGTTGTCTTTGGCGCCCCCGAAGCGACGGCGCAGGCGTTGAGGGAGCTTGCGGCCGGCCACAATCTCGGGCGGGCATTGGCCGCTGGCGATGGGCTGAAGCTGCTGACTGCGGGAGAGATGAACCTTGCGCCCGCCAAGCGCAGACCGCGCACAAGCCTGAAACCGGCCGATCTTGCCGAAAGCGAACGGCAGGCCTGGGCAGTTGCGGTCGCGACCGACAGCCCTGTGGGTTACGCGGACTATCTGCGCCGTTTTCCGACCGGGGCGTTTTCCCGTGCGGCGCTCGATCGGATGGAATTCCACACGCGCAAGCTTCTGCCTGCCGAAACTGCGCCGCCGGGGAATGACATCGCCGCCGAAAGCGGTCTTGGCCTGAACCGAAGCGACCGCCGCACGATCCAGCTGCTGCTGGCGAAGCTCGGACATGATCCCGGAGAGCTGGACGGATATTTCGGCCCGCGCACGCGCCGATCGCTGGGCGAATGGCAGTCGGAAAGCGGCCTTCCCGTCACGGGTCATCTTTCGGCTTCCCAGCTTGCCCTGATGCAACAGCAGAACGTCACGGCCGAGGGCCGCACGCCGACCGACCAACCGTTCTGGAAGAAGCTCGGCGAGAAGGGGGCCGAAAGCAAGCTTTGGGTCTATCTCAGGGGAGGCAGACCCGCGACAGAGCCCGCGCCGAAACCTGCCCCCATCCTGAACGGTGAGCCGGCGGTGTGGCGTTGGGCAAGACGTCAGGACACTTGGGCGGGCTATGACCTATATCTCGGGCGCTTCCCCGATGGCGAACATGCAAGCGAAGCCCGTCTGAGGCGCGACAACATGAGAGCCGCGAACGAAGCCGCCCGCCGCGAGGAGCTTGCGCTGGGGCTGACCCCAGCGATGAGGATGCAGATCGAGACGCGCCTCAAGCTTTCAGGCTGGGAGGTTGGCCAGGCCGATGGCGAGTTCGGTGAGGAAACGCGTGAGGCGTTGAGGCTTTATCAAGCGTCGCGAAACCTGCGAGTGACCGGCTACCTGTCGTCACAGACAATCTCGAGCCTGATGGCCGATGTCCCGGACGATTCGGACCGATTCGAGGATAGAAAATGA
- a CDS encoding NUDIX hydrolase, which translates to MSFVGAKLILTQGDSLLVCLRDDFDWLPFPGHWDLPGGKAEEGETPIECALRELDEEFGLRLEPTRLSGRSIPSATRPGRESWLFVGTLTAGEIASIRFGDEGQEWRMMPIAQFIAHPRAVPHFREAVAQVLRS; encoded by the coding sequence ATGAGCTTTGTGGGCGCCAAGCTGATCCTGACCCAGGGCGACAGCCTGCTGGTCTGCCTGCGCGACGATTTCGACTGGCTTCCCTTTCCCGGACATTGGGACCTGCCCGGCGGCAAGGCGGAGGAGGGCGAGACGCCGATCGAATGTGCGCTGCGTGAGCTGGATGAGGAGTTCGGCCTGCGCCTTGAGCCAACTCGGCTTTCGGGTCGGAGCATCCCCTCGGCCACGAGGCCCGGACGGGAATCCTGGCTGTTCGTCGGGACGCTGACAGCGGGTGAGATAGCCTCGATCCGCTTTGGCGACGAAGGCCAGGAATGGCGCATGATGCCCATCGCCCAATTCATCGCGCACCCGCGCGCCGTGCCGCATTTTCGCGAAGCGGTGGCGCAGGTGCTGCGATCCTAG
- the ykgO gene encoding type B 50S ribosomal protein L36 — MKVRNSLRSLKSRHRDCQVVRRKGRIYVINKTNPRFKARQG; from the coding sequence ATGAAGGTTCGCAATTCGCTCCGCTCGCTCAAGAGCCGCCACCGCGATTGCCAAGTAGTGCGCCGTAAGGGCCGCATCTACGTGATCAACAAGACCAACCCGCGCTTCAAGGCCCGCCAAGGCTGA
- a CDS encoding N-formylglutamate amidohydrolase: MTLDQTTFDLLRPEAWQGGVIFASPHSGRCYPEWFLAESRLDSHLLRSSEDAFVDRLIAPALDHGAVVLTARVPRCVVDLNRGPDEIDPLVVAGAVPRVMSPRIMAGLGVIPRVVSQGRVIHDRPIAREEADHRIARLWHPYHQALSALIDEAIGRFGGAVLIDVHSMPRDALSHLPRPRPDFVLGDRNGVSAAPKITAAVVDAVGAEGFRLRKNSPFAGAYITAAYGKPTRNVHVIQLEMDRSLYMDEQKIVPRPDFGVFAERFGRIVGKLSRLRPDGSETAIAAE, translated from the coding sequence ATGACCCTGGATCAGACGACTTTCGATCTGCTGCGGCCCGAGGCTTGGCAGGGCGGGGTTATCTTTGCATCGCCCCATTCAGGACGTTGCTATCCCGAGTGGTTCTTGGCCGAATCGCGGCTTGATTCGCATCTGTTGCGTTCGTCCGAAGATGCTTTCGTCGATCGCTTGATCGCGCCGGCGCTGGATCACGGCGCCGTGGTCCTGACGGCAAGGGTCCCGCGATGCGTCGTCGATCTGAACCGCGGCCCGGACGAAATCGACCCCCTGGTTGTCGCAGGAGCGGTGCCGCGCGTGATGAGCCCGCGAATCATGGCGGGGCTTGGGGTGATTCCTCGCGTCGTGTCGCAGGGCAGGGTGATTCACGACCGACCGATCGCCCGAGAAGAGGCGGATCATCGAATCGCCCGGCTGTGGCACCCCTACCATCAGGCCCTTTCTGCCCTGATCGACGAGGCGATCGGCAGATTCGGCGGCGCGGTCCTGATCGACGTCCATTCGATGCCGCGAGACGCCCTGTCGCACTTGCCGCGTCCCCGCCCGGATTTCGTCCTGGGGGACCGAAATGGGGTTTCTGCGGCGCCGAAGATCACGGCGGCGGTTGTCGATGCCGTCGGCGCGGAGGGTTTTCGCCTGCGCAAGAACTCCCCCTTTGCCGGGGCCTATATCACTGCGGCCTATGGCAAACCGACCCGAAACGTGCACGTGATACAGCTTGAGATGGACCGGTCGCTTTACATGGATGAGCAAAAGATCGTCCCGCGCCCGGATTTCGGGGTCTTTGCGGAACGTTTCGGACGCATCGTCGGAAAGCTGTCCCGGTTGCGACCTGATGGGAGCGAAACGGCCATTGCTGCCGAATAG
- a CDS encoding SPFH domain-containing protein has translation MEDQITDLIGQNIALIGLAIVIFFAVSSAVRIVPQSEKFVVERFGRLRAVLGPGINFIVPFLDRVAHKISVLERQLPTNSQDAITADNVLVEVETSVFYRIIEPEKTVYRIRDIDAAIATTVAGIVRSEIGTMELDQVQSNRASLIQRIRESLANVVDDWGIEVTRAEILDVNLDDATRAAMLQQLNAERARRAQVTEAEGKRRAVELAADGELYAAEQLAKAKRVLAEAEAFATSAIASAIRDGGLEAAQYQVAMRQVETLTELGKGQGKQTVIVPASALEAMGDAFKLFKDAAK, from the coding sequence ATGGAGGACCAGATTACCGACCTGATCGGGCAGAATATCGCCCTGATCGGTCTCGCGATCGTCATCTTTTTCGCGGTCAGTTCGGCTGTCCGAATCGTTCCCCAATCCGAGAAGTTCGTGGTCGAGCGTTTCGGGCGCCTGCGGGCGGTGTTGGGTCCCGGCATCAATTTCATCGTCCCTTTTCTCGACCGGGTGGCGCACAAGATTTCGGTTCTCGAACGCCAGCTTCCCACGAACAGCCAGGATGCAATCACCGCCGACAACGTGCTGGTCGAGGTCGAAACCTCGGTTTTCTATCGCATCATCGAGCCGGAAAAGACGGTCTATCGGATCAGGGACATTGACGCGGCCATTGCCACAACGGTCGCAGGCATCGTCCGCTCGGAAATCGGCACGATGGAATTGGATCAGGTCCAGTCAAACCGTGCCTCGCTGATCCAGCGCATCCGGGAATCGCTTGCCAATGTCGTCGATGATTGGGGCATCGAGGTGACGCGGGCGGAAATTCTGGACGTGAACCTGGATGATGCGACACGCGCCGCGATGCTGCAGCAGCTGAATGCCGAACGTGCCCGCCGCGCCCAGGTGACCGAGGCCGAAGGCAAGCGCCGCGCCGTCGAGCTGGCGGCGGATGGCGAGCTTTACGCTGCCGAGCAGCTTGCCAAGGCCAAGCGCGTGCTGGCCGAAGCCGAGGCTTTTGCCACCAGCGCCATTGCAAGCGCGATCCGCGACGGGGGCCTTGAGGCTGCGCAATATCAGGTCGCCATGCGGCAGGTGGAAACCCTGACCGAGCTCGGCAAAGGGCAGGGCAAGCAAACCGTGATCGTCCCCGCCTCTGCGCTTGAGGCTATGGGGGACGCGTTCAAGCTGTTCAAGGACGCGGCGAAGTGA